Proteins found in one Triticum aestivum cultivar Chinese Spring chromosome 4D, IWGSC CS RefSeq v2.1, whole genome shotgun sequence genomic segment:
- the LOC123098900 gene encoding ATP phosphoribosyltransferase, chloroplastic: protein MSAMMGARLDLAPFLLSPSPSPSRPSPALRLRTSSPTAAAAARTRLLAPRAAAAATAVSAKPAAAAPLSADRSVVRLGLPSKGRMAELTLSLLKSCQLSVRQLNPRQYTADIPQVPNLEVWFQRPTDIVRKLCSGDLDLGIVGYDIISEYAQGNDDLVIIHDALDFGHCRLSLAVPKEGIFDSINTLEDLLNMPQWTEERPMRVVTGFGYVGAKFLKEKGFKHVSFLAGDGALESYPAMGMADAIVDLVSSGTTLRENNLKEIEGGVILESQATLVASKKSLNRREGVLEISHEMLERLEAHLTASGKIMVTANMRGNSAEEVAERVLSQTSLCGLQGPTISPVYCTLDGNVAVDYYAINVVVPQKSLYKSIQQLRSIGGSGVLVSKLTYIFDEETPRWRKLLSELGM, encoded by the exons ATGTCGGCGATGATGGGGGCGCGGCTGGACCTGGCGCCCTTCCTcctttccccgtcgccgtcgccctcgcgGCCGTCCCCCGCCCTCCGCCTCCGGACCTCATCGccgaccgcggcggcggcggcgaggacccGCTTGCTCGCCCCGAGGGCTGCCGCGGCGGCGACCGCCGTCTCCGCCAAGCCGGCGGCGGCCGCGCCGCTGTCCGCCGACCGCTCCGTCGTCCGCCTCGGGCTCCCCAGCAAGGGCCGCATGGCCGAGCTAACCCTAAGCCTCCTCAAg AGTTGCCAGTTGTCGGTGAGGCAGCTCAACCCGCGGCAGTACACCGCCGACATCCCGCAG GTTCCAAATTTGGAGGTTTGGTTTCAGAGGCCCACGGATATTGTTCGTAAACTATGTTCAGGGGATCTTGATCTTGGTATTGTGGGTTATGACATAATTAGTGAATATGCACAG GGCAATGATGATCTAGTTATTATTCATGATGCCCTCGATTTCGGACATTGTCGCCTGTCCCTTGCG GTGCCGAAGGAAGGTATTTTTGATAGCATCAATACTCTAGAGGATTTGTTAAATATGCCTCAGTGGACTGAAGAAAGACCAATGCGGGTCGTTACAGGATTTGGTTAT GTAGGTGCAAAGTTTTTGAAAGAAAAGGGTTTCAAGCATGTTTCATTTTTAGCTGGTGATGGTGCTCTCGAGTCATATCCTGCT ATGGGTATGGCTGACGCTATTGTGGATCTTGTGAGTAGTGGAACGACTTTGCGTGAGAATAATTTGAAGGAAATTGAAGGTGGAGTAATTTTGGAAAGCCAG GCAACACTTGTAGCAAGTAAGAAATCTCTGAACAGACGTGAGGGTGTGTTAGAGATTTCACATGAGATGCTTGAAAGATTGGAGGCTCACCTCACAGCGTCTGGCAAGATAATG GTAACAGCAAATATGAGGGGCAATAGTGCAGAAGAAGTGGCTGAGAGAGTTCTCAGCCAAACATCATTATGTGGATTACAG GGCCCAACTATAAGCCCAGTGTATTGCACGCTTGATGGCAATGTTGCTGTGGACTACTATGCTATTAATGTTGTAGTTCCCCAAAAGTCGCTTTACAAGTCTATTCAACAACTGAGATCT ATTGGTGGCAGCGGAGTCTTGGTGTCGAAACTGACCTACATATTTGACGAGGAGACTCCTAGGTGGCGCAAACTTCTCTCTGAGCTGGGAATGTGA
- the LOC123098901 gene encoding cytochrome P450 78A6, with protein MESSVQSWWVLPLTLLPAISGGQHDGTTTTLAAVATSFAYLAVLACLAWAAAALLYWAHPGGPAWGRYWRGRGQGAGLRRAIPGPKGLPVVGSLGLMSGLAHRSLAAEAARRPGAKRLMALSLGPVRAVVASHPDVAKEILDNPAFAARPLNHAAYGLMFHRSIGFAEHGPYWRALRRVASGHLFGPRQVDAFTPYRARVAGDVVAALRGAGAGVVELRGVLRRASLYYIMRFVFGKEYDVSAPQSSSGEVEELLEMVHEGYELLGKENWCDYFPGLAAVDPQGIGARCAELMPRVNRFVHGIIREHRAKATTAAAGGEVPRDFVDILLSLQDSEGLADADIAAVLWEMIFRGTDAMAVLMEWAMARLVLHRDVQAKVHRELDEVVGRSSPVAEPSLPALPYLQALIKEALRVHPPGPLLSWRHRAITDTYVDGHLVPAGTTAMVNQWAMSRDPEVWDAPLEFRPERFLAGGEAPDVSVLGADGRLVPFGSGRRSCPGKSLAMTTVTAWMATLLHEFEWAPAAPGVDLSEVLRLSCEMAAPLQVRVRPRRDA; from the exons ATGGAGAGCTCAGTCCAGAGCTGGTGGGTGCTTCCCCTCACCTTGCTCCCGGCCATCTCCGGCGGCCAGCACGACGGCACCACCACCAcactcgccgccgtggccaccagcTTCGCCTACCTCGCCGTCCTCGCGTGCCTCGCGTGGGCGGCCGCCGCGCTGCTCTACTGGGCGCACCCGGGCGGGCCTGCATGGGGCCGGTACTGGCGGGGCAGGGGCCAGGGCGCGGGGCTACGACGTGCCATCCCGGGCCCGAAGGGGCTCCCCGTCGTCGGCAGCCTGGGGCTCATGTCCGGGCTGGCGCACCGCTCGCTGGCCGCCGAGGCGGCGCGCCGGCCCGGGGCCAAGCGGCTCATGGCGCTGTCGCTCGGCCCCGTCCGCGCCGTCGTCGCGTCCCACCCGGACGTCGCCAAGGAGATCCTCGACAACCCGGCCTTCGCCGCGCGCCCGCTCAACCACGCCGCCTACGGCCTCATGTTCCACCGCTCCATCGGCTTCGCCGAGCACGGGCCCTACTGGCGCGCGCTCCGCCGCGTCGCGTCGGGCCACCTGTTCGGCCCGAGGCAGGTCGACGCCTTCACGCCGTACCGCGCGCGCGTCGCCGGCGACGTGGTCGCGGCGCTGCGCGGCGCCGGGGCGGGCGTGGTGGAGCTGCGCGGGGTCCTCCGCCGCGCCTCGCTCTACTACATCATGCGGTTCGTGTTCGGCAAGGAGTACGACGTGTCGGCGCCGCAGTCGTCgtccggcgaggtggaggagcTGCTGGAGATGGTGCACGAAGGGTACGAGCTCCTGGGGAAGGAGAACTGGTGCGACTACTTCCCGgggctcgccgccgtcgacccgcAGGGCATCGGGGCCCGGTGCGCCGAGCTCATGCCGCGGGTGAACCGCTTCGTGCACGGCATCATCCGGGAGCACCGCGCCAAGGCGacgaccgccgccgccggaggagagGTGCCGCGCGACTTCGTCGATATATTGCTTTCCCTGCAGGACAGCGAGGGGCTCGCCGACGCCGACATCGCCGCAGTGCTCtgg GAGATGATCTTCAGGGGAACGGACGCCATGGCGGTGCTGATGGAGTGGGCCATGGCGCGGCTCGTGCTCCACCGCGACGTGCAGGCCAAGGTGCACCGCGAGCTCGACGAGGTGGTCGGCCGGAGCAGCCCGGTCGCCGAGCCGTCCCTGCCGGCGCTGCCGTACCTGCAGGCGCTGATCAAGGAGGCCCTCCGCGTGCACCCACCGGGGCCGCTGCTGTCGTGGCGCCACAGGGCGATCACCGACACGTACGTGGACGGCCACCTCGTCCCCGCCGGCACGACCGCCATGGTGAACCAGTGGGCCATGAGCCGCGACCCGGAGGTGTGGGACGCGCCGCTCGAGTTCCGGCCCGAGCGGTTCCTGGCcggcggcgaggccccggacgtgtCCGTGCTCGGCGCCGACGGCCGGCTCGTGCCGTTCGGGTCCGGCCGGAGGAGCTGCCCGGGCAAGTCCCTGGCCATGACCACCGTGACCGCCTGGATGGCCACCCTGCTGCACGAGTTCGAGTGGGCGCCGGCGGCGCCCGGCGTCGACCTGTCGGAGGTGCTCCGCCTGTCGTGCGAGATGGCGGCGCCGCTCCAGGTCCGGGTGCGCCCGAGGCGCGACGCGTGA